In Candidatus Defluviilinea proxima, a single genomic region encodes these proteins:
- a CDS encoding FAD-binding protein produces MANVHQFEVIVVGAGGAGLMAGLYASRGAKTAVISKLYPTRSHTGAAQGGISAALGNYEEDKPEWHMYDTVKGSDYLGDQDAIEFMTNEAIDAVLELEHMGLPFDRTPQGKISQRPFGGHTNNETGKPVRRAAHAADRTGHMILQTLYQQCIKNKVTFFDEYQALDFIMVDGKAAGVVAVELATGELHTFHAKAVIFATGGYGRIFEVTSNAYAYTGDGASILLRKGIPLEDMEFFQFHPTGIYKLGILITEGARGEGAVLINGNGERFMPKYAPTVKDLASRDVVSRAILTEIKEGRGINGKNYVYLDIRPETVNKFAAEDGRTNPDGSPLKITGETVLTKIPDIVDFCRVYLGVDPVTQMMPIQPTAHYAMGGIPTNKFGEVVTDDKGTTVPGLFAAGECACVSVHGANRLGTNSLLDLVVFGKHAGLKAAEYANKAEFGKLPQNAEADAMSDFEALKNGSGKENVYDISNELKYVMFADVGIYRNEKDMASALEKVRELKKRFKDVKVSDTGKVFNTELLNAWELGNLLDIAEVVAASALNRKESRGGHSREDYPERDDENWLKHTLIKRKNDKLEISYKPVVITKHQPKARVY; encoded by the coding sequence ATGGCAAATGTTCATCAGTTTGAAGTAATCGTTGTTGGCGCGGGCGGAGCGGGACTCATGGCGGGTCTCTATGCTTCCCGCGGCGCGAAGACGGCGGTCATCAGTAAGTTGTATCCCACGCGTTCACATACAGGTGCTGCGCAGGGCGGTATCAGTGCGGCATTGGGTAACTACGAAGAAGACAAACCCGAATGGCACATGTACGACACCGTCAAAGGTTCGGATTATCTTGGCGATCAGGATGCCATCGAATTCATGACGAATGAAGCGATCGATGCTGTGCTTGAGCTTGAGCATATGGGGCTTCCCTTCGACCGCACGCCACAGGGCAAAATTTCACAGCGTCCGTTTGGTGGGCACACCAATAACGAAACAGGCAAACCCGTCCGTCGTGCCGCACACGCCGCAGACCGCACAGGTCACATGATCTTGCAAACGCTGTATCAACAGTGCATCAAGAACAAGGTCACGTTCTTCGATGAATATCAAGCGCTTGACTTCATCATGGTGGACGGTAAAGCCGCGGGTGTTGTGGCAGTTGAATTGGCCACGGGCGAACTGCATACCTTCCACGCGAAGGCTGTTATCTTTGCCACGGGTGGATACGGCCGTATCTTCGAAGTCACATCCAATGCGTATGCGTATACCGGCGACGGCGCTTCTATCTTGTTGCGCAAAGGCATTCCGCTCGAGGATATGGAGTTCTTCCAATTCCATCCCACGGGTATTTATAAACTTGGCATTCTCATCACCGAGGGTGCGCGCGGTGAAGGTGCGGTGCTTATCAACGGCAACGGCGAACGTTTCATGCCGAAGTATGCGCCCACTGTGAAAGACCTCGCTTCACGCGATGTTGTCTCACGCGCGATCCTCACAGAGATTAAAGAAGGCCGCGGTATCAACGGCAAGAATTATGTCTATTTGGATATTCGTCCTGAGACGGTCAACAAGTTTGCCGCAGAAGATGGACGCACTAACCCCGACGGCTCTCCCTTAAAGATAACTGGTGAAACGGTACTGACGAAGATTCCTGACATTGTGGATTTCTGCCGTGTCTACCTTGGAGTTGACCCTGTTACTCAAATGATGCCGATCCAGCCGACGGCACATTACGCGATGGGCGGCATCCCGACCAACAAGTTTGGTGAGGTGGTCACTGACGATAAAGGCACAACCGTCCCTGGGTTGTTTGCGGCGGGTGAATGTGCGTGTGTATCTGTCCATGGCGCGAACAGACTTGGGACGAACTCCTTGCTTGATCTGGTTGTGTTCGGCAAACATGCAGGTCTCAAAGCTGCGGAGTATGCGAACAAGGCTGAGTTTGGGAAACTGCCTCAGAACGCTGAAGCAGACGCAATGTCCGATTTTGAGGCGTTGAAGAATGGGTCGGGCAAAGAGAATGTGTACGATATTTCCAATGAGTTGAAGTATGTCATGTTTGCGGATGTCGGTATCTATCGCAATGAAAAGGATATGGCTTCAGCTTTGGAGAAGGTCCGCGAGTTGAAGAAACGTTTCAAGGATGTGAAGGTCAGTGACACGGGCAAGGTGTTTAACACCGAATTGCTGAACGCGTGGGAACTTGGCAACCTGCTCGATATTGCGGAAGTGGTTGCGGCGAGCGCGTTGAACAGAAAAGAATCGCGCGGCGGACATTCACGCGAGGATTACCCTGAACGCGATGATGAGAACTGGTTGAAGCATACGTTGATCAAGAGGAAGAACGATAAACTTGAGATCAGCTATAAGCCTGTGGTCATCACAAAGCATCAGCCGAAGGCAAGAGTGTATTAG
- a CDS encoding succinate dehydrogenase iron-sulfur subunit, whose amino-acid sequence MEVTVKIFRYNPEKDERGHYETYTVEAQETDRILDVLELIKGHKDGSLAFRRSCAHGVCGSDAMRINGRNMLACKTLVRDVGAKITVEPILGLKVAKDLIVDMDPFFDNYKKMLPYLINDTPLPADGRERLQSPEQRARFDESTKCILCAACTTSCPSFWASDEYYGPAALVAAHRFVFDSRDEGASQRLEILSETNGTVRCHTAYNCTNACPRDIHITKAIGELKLAMVTGKLE is encoded by the coding sequence ATGGAAGTCACAGTCAAAATCTTTAGATACAACCCCGAGAAGGACGAACGCGGACACTACGAAACGTATACAGTGGAAGCGCAAGAGACCGACCGCATTTTGGATGTGCTTGAGTTGATCAAAGGTCACAAGGATGGTTCGCTGGCGTTCCGTCGTTCGTGCGCGCATGGTGTGTGCGGATCGGATGCGATGCGCATCAATGGCCGCAACATGCTGGCATGTAAAACCCTCGTGCGTGATGTGGGCGCAAAGATCACAGTTGAGCCGATCCTTGGCTTGAAAGTTGCCAAAGATCTGATCGTGGATATGGATCCGTTCTTCGATAACTATAAGAAGATGCTTCCGTATCTCATCAACGACACCCCGTTACCTGCAGATGGACGTGAGCGTTTGCAATCTCCCGAACAACGTGCACGCTTCGATGAATCGACCAAATGCATTTTGTGCGCGGCTTGTACGACTTCGTGCCCGTCGTTCTGGGCGAGTGACGAGTATTACGGTCCCGCCGCGTTGGTGGCCGCGCATCGCTTTGTCTTTGACAGCCGTGATGAAGGCGCATCACAACGCTTGGAAATTCTGAGCGAAACAAACGGAACCGTGCGCTGCCACACAGCCTATAACTGCACGAATGCCTGCCCGCGTGATATTCACATCACCAAGGCAATCGGTGAGTTGAAGTTGGCGATGGTGACGGGGAAGTTGGAATAA
- a CDS encoding FKBP-type peptidyl-prolyl cis-trans isomerase: MKTTSGLEYIELEAGTGVQAEAGKTVDVHYTGRLQDGTVFDSSVSRGVPISFKLGIGQVIKGWDEGIALMKVGGKAQLVIPPDLGYGARGAGGVIPPNATLIFDVELVNVK; encoded by the coding sequence ATGAAAACAACAAGTGGACTGGAATATATCGAGTTGGAAGCAGGCACTGGCGTGCAAGCGGAGGCGGGAAAGACCGTTGACGTGCATTACACAGGCAGGCTGCAGGATGGAACGGTCTTCGACAGCTCCGTTTCACGAGGCGTGCCGATCTCGTTCAAACTAGGCATCGGACAGGTCATCAAAGGCTGGGACGAAGGCATTGCCCTCATGAAAGTCGGTGGCAAGGCTCAACTCGTCATCCCGCCAGACCTTGGCTATGGCGCACGTGGCGCAGGCGGAGTCATCCCACCCAATGCCACACTCATATTCGATGTTGAACTGGTGAACGTGAAGTAA